A stretch of the Rhinoderma darwinii isolate aRhiDar2 chromosome 3, aRhiDar2.hap1, whole genome shotgun sequence genome encodes the following:
- the VAMP2 gene encoding vesicle-associated membrane protein 2, with product MSAPAAGPPAAPGDGAPQAPPNLTSNRRLQQTQAQVDEVVDIMRVNVDKVLERDQKLSELDDRADALQAGASQFETSAAKLKRKYWWKNLKMMIIMGVICAIILIIIIVYFST from the exons GTCTGCCCCAGCTGCTGGCCCCCCCGCTGCCCCCGGAGATGGAGCACCCCAAGCTCCCCCCAACCTCACCAGCAACAGGAGGCTCCAACAAACCCAGGCACAGGTCGATGAG GTGGTGGATATAATGCGTGTGAATGTAGACAAGGTTTTGGAACGAGATCAGAAGCTGTCCGAGTTGGATGACCGTGCGGACGCTCTGCAGGCCGGAGCCTCGCAGTTTGAAACAAGCGCGGCCAAACTCAAGCGAAAGTACTGGTGGAAGAACCTCAAG ATGATGATCATTATGGGAGTGATATGCGCTATCATCCTCATCATAATTATTG TTTACTTCAGCACCTAA